DNA from Stigmatella erecta:
CAGAACAACCACTGGTCCATCTCCCTGCACGTCTCCCAGCAGACGCGCAGCGAGACCCTCGCCCTCAAGGCCTCCGCCTATGGCTTCCCGGGCGTGCGGGTGGATGGCAACGACGCGGAGGCCGTGTATGCCGCCACGGCCACGGCGGTGGCGCGCGCCCGGGCGGGCCAGGGGCCCACGTTCATCGAGGCGCTCACCTACCGGGTGAGCGCGCACTCCTCGTCGGACGATCCCACGCTCTACCAGGACGCGCAGGAGGTCCAGGCCTGGAAGGCGAAGGATCCGATCGAGCGGCTCCGGGCCCGCCTCATCGAGCGCCAGGCGTGGGATGCGGCCCGGGACGAGGCCCTGCGCGGTGAGCTGCTCTCGGCGCTTCACGCGGCGCTGAGCGAGGCGGAGGCCCTGCCCCCGGTGCCGCCGGAGTCCCTCTTCGACGATGTCTACGCGGAAGAACCCTGGCACCTCGCCGAGCAGCGAGAGGAACTCCGGCGGGCCGTGCGCGGCTCCCGGAGTGAGGGCTAGATGCACCGGGCTGCCCACCATCCCCCGATGACGCTCACCCAGAAGATCCTCGCGCACCATGCGCGGGGGCTGTCCCGGCCGTGGGTACAGGCGGGCGACATCCTCCAGCTCCGGGTGGACTGGACGCTGGCCAGCGAGCTGGCCTGGAACGGCATGGAGCGGACCTACCAGCGGCTGGGCCGCCCGGGGGTTCATGATCCGGGCCGCTTCTTCCTCGCGGTGGACCACACGGTGGACGAGGTGACGCTGCGCACGGACGCCAAGGCCCAGCGGCTCACCGCCCAGGCCCGCGCGTTCGCCCAGGAGGCGGGGCTGCGGCACTTCCAGGACGCCAACGTCACCATCCTGCACACGAAGTTCTACCGGGAGCTGGTCCAGCCGGGCCAGGTGGTGCTCGGCGCCGACTCCCACACCTCCTCGCACGGCGGCCTGGGTGCATTCTCCATCGGCCTGGGGGGCGCGGACGTCACGGCGGCCCTGGTGCTGGGCCAGTCGTGGCTCGAAGTCCCCGAGGCCATCGCCGTCGAATACGAGGGCGAGCCCGCCTTCGGCATCGGCGGCAAGGACATCATCCTGAAGACGCTGGGAGAGCTGGGCCGCAACACCGTGGCCCTGGAGCGCAGCGTGGAGTACCGGGGCTCCGCCGTGCGCGCCTTCTCCACGGACATGCGCTTCACCATCGCCAACATGACGGCGGAGTTCGGCGGGCTCAACGGCATCTTCGAGGCGGACGAGACGGCGGCCCGCTGGCTCTCCCAGCGCAGCGGGAACCAGGACGAGGCGCTCTACTTCCAGGCCGACCCGGATGCGCCCTACGTGGCGCGGCACCGCATCGCCCTGGACCGGCTGGGGCCGCTGCTGGCCAAGCCCTTCTCCCCCGACAACGTGATGGAGGTGGAGGGGGCGGTGGGCATGGCGCTGGATGGCTGCTTCATCGGCGCCTGCACCACCTCGGAGGAGGAGCTGGTCCTGGCCGCGCTCGTCCTCGAACAGGCCCTCCAGGGCCGCTCGCCGCTGCCGCCCTCTCCCCGGAAGCTGATGGTGCCCGGAGACCTCTCCATCGCCGCGCGCCTGCGCCAGACCGGGCTCTGGGCCGTCTACGAGCGGGCGGGCTTCCGCATGGGCGCGCCCGGCTGCTCCATGTGCCTGGGCGTCGCCTCCGAGAAGGCCCGGCCCGGCGAGGTGTGGTTGACGTCGCAGAACCGCAACTACGAGAACCGCATGGGGGCAGGTTCCCTGGCGTGGCTGGCCTCGGCGGCCACCGTGGCCGCCTCCTCGGTGGCGATGACGGTGGCCGATCCCCGCCCCCTCCTGGCGCGCATCGATCGCGGCCGGTTCCTCCAGCTCCTGGGACGTCCGGACCCTTCCCGCCCCATCGAGGTGCGCCGCGCCGAGCCCGCCGTGGCCGTGGAGAACCCGCCGGCTTCGGCGTCCTCACCGTCCTCCCAGGGGCACAGGCGGCTCACGGGCCGGGTGCAGCGGTTCGGCGACCATGTGGACACGGACGCCATCATCCCCGGCGAGTTCTGCCACCTCATGGACATGGAGGAGATTGGCCGCCATGCCTTCCACCACGTCCGGCCGGCGTTCCACGCGCGGGCCCAGGCAGGCCAGACGCTGGTGGTGGCCGGCGAGGGCTGGGGCTCGGGCAGCTCCCGCGAGCACGCGGTGTGGGCGCTCCAGGGCGCGGGCATCCAGGCCGTCATCGCGCGCAGCTATGGCTTCATCCACAAGCGCAACCTCGTCAACGAGGGGCTGCCCTACCTCGTGGTGAAGGCGCCCGCGTTCCACGCGCTCGTGGAGGAAGACGCGGCGCTGGAGGTGGACCTCGCGGCCGGCACCGTGCGCCACCTGGCCTCGGGGCAGACCTTCGAGGCGGAGCGGCCCAGCGCCATCGTGCAGGCGCTGCACCAGGAAGGCGGGCTCACCGCGGCCATCGAGCGGCATGGCCCCCGGGTCTTCGAGGCCCTGAGCACGCAGTGAATCGAGAGACCCCATGAGCGGACCGTCCACCCCTTCCAGCCCCCGCGCCCCGGCGCCCCTGCCCCCGGACGGCAGCCCCCCGGCCTCTCCGGAGTCACTCATCTACGACTGGAACCAGGCCGAGGCGGCCCCCCGCCCCCCGCAGCCCTTCGGGCTGATCGACGAGACGCTGCGCGACGGCATCCAGTCGCCTTCCGCCACCCACCCCTCCCTGGAGGACAAGCTGGAGCTGCTGGAGCTCATCCAGGCCATCGGCGTGGACTCGGTGAACCTCGGCATGCCGTGCGCCAGCCCCCGGGCCCTGGCGGACGCGGTGGCCATGAGCCGCCACATCCAGGCACGGCGGCTGGCCCTCACGCCCGCAGTGGCGGCGCGCACGGTGCTCGGGGATGTCGAGAAGGCGCTCGACGTGGTCCAGCAAGGCGGCATGCCGGTGGTGCTCTACGTCTTCATCGGCGCCTCGACGCTCCGGCAGTGGGCCGAGGGGTGGAACCTGGACTTCCTGGCCAAGGCCTCCGCCAGCGCCATCAGCCTCGCGGTGCGCGAGGGGCTGGAGGTCGCCTTCGTCACGGAGGACACGAGCCGCTCGTCCCCCGAGATTCTGGACCCGCTCTTCCGCGCGGCCCTGGGCCACGGCGCGCGCCGGCTCGTGCTCTGCGACACCGTGGGGCACGCCACGCCCGCAGGGGCCCGGGCGCTGGTGCGGTGGACGCGGCGGCTCATCGCCAGCACGGGGGTGCCGGGCCAGGTGGAGTGGCATGGCCACAATGACCGGGGGCTGAGCCTGGACAACGCCCTGGCGGCGCTGAGCGCGGGGGCGGACCGGCTCCAGGCCTGCGGGCTGGGCGTGGGCGAGCGCGTGGGCAACACCGCCATGGACGTGCTGCTGCTCAACCTCAAGCTGCTGGGCTGGTACGAGCACGACCTGTCCCGGCTGGCCGACTACACGCGCAAGGTCTCCGAGGCCCTGCGCATCCCCATCCCCTTCAACCACCCCCTCTCCGGCCGGGATGCGTTCCGCACCGGCACGGGCGTCCACGCCTCCGCCCTCATCAAGGCCCTGGGGCGGGACGATGGCCGGCTCGCCGACCACCTCTACTCCAGCATCCCCGCCCGGGAGTTCGGCCGCGAGCAGCGCATCGAGGTGGGCTTCATGAGCGGGCTGAGCAACGTGCGCTTCTGGCTCGAGTCGCGCGGGCTGACCTCGGACGAGCCGCTCTGCCAGGAGCTGCTCGCCTGGGCCAAGAGCCGCGACAGCCTCCCCCGGGAGGAGGAGATTCTCCAGGCGGTGGACGCCTACCACTACCGGAAGCAGACCGCCGGGTAGCCCCTACGCTGGGGCCTCCAGGTGCCGCAGCACCGCCTCCATCACCCCGGTGGTGGAGAGCGTCCCCCCCAGGTCCCGCGTCACCTGCCCCGCGCGGATCGCCCGGAGGACGGCGTTCTCCAGCCGGGCCGCGGGTTGCGCGTGGCCCAGCTCCTCCAGCATCAGCCCGGCCGTCAGGAACATGGCCATGGGGTTCACCCGCCCCTGGCCCACGAGGTCCGGCGCGGAGCCGTGCACCGGCTCGAAGAGCGGCGTGGAGTCCGGGTTGAGGTTGGCCGAGGCGCTCAGCCCCAGCCCGCCCACCAGCGCCGCCCCCAGGTCCGTGAGGATGTCGCCAAAGAGGTTCGTGGTGACGATGACCTCGAAGGTCTCGGGCCGCTGCACGAGCTGGAGCGCCAGGTTGTCCACGTACAGGTGGCGCGCCTCGAGCTCCGGGTACCCGGCGGCCACCTCCCGGAAGACGCGCAGCCAGAGCTGGTGGGCGGGGATGGCATTGGACTTGTCCCCGAGCACCACGCTGCGCTTGCCCTTCTTCCGGGCCCACGCGAAGGCGGCGCGAATGATGCGCTCCACCCCCTTGCGCGTGCTGAGCTCCGTGGAGACCGCCACCTCGTCCCCCGTCCCCGGCTTCTGGGAGCCTCCGATGCCGGTGTAGGGGCCCTCCGTGTTCTCCCGGAACACCACGAAGTCGATCTGCCCCTCGCGCTGGCCCTTCAGGGGACTGAGGGATTCCGCGTAGAGCCGGCACGGCCGGAAGTTGATGTAGAGGTCCAACCCGAAGCGCAGGCCCAGGAGAATCTCCCGCGCGTGGGCCCCGTCCGGCACGCGCGCATCCCCGATGGCCCCCAGCAGAATGGCGTCGTACTCACGGCGAAATGTTTCAAGCTGCCCTGGGGGCAACCCCACGCCCGTCTCAAGGTATCGCTCCGCCCCGAAGTCGAAGGTGTCGAACACCAGCCCCAGCCCCTCCGAGACATCCAGCGCCTGGAGGATGCGCAGCGTGGGAGCCATCACCTCGGCCCCCACCCCGTCGCCTGGAATCACCGCGATGCGTGCCATTCGGACCCTTCCCTCCCGCCGGAGACAGCGGCCAACGTCACCGGGGATGCAGCAGTGGCCTGTTCAGCGTCGGTGACCTTGGCTTATACTTGTCTTGCGTCGTTTGACGGCGGCCCTCGTCGCGTCAGGAATCCTGCATGGGAGAACGTCCCCCCCGGCCGCGAGTGGCCCTCCTCCAACTGCTGAACGGCGCATGGGTGACCCAGGCGCTCCATGCCGCCGCGAAGCTGCGGCTGGCGGACTTTCTGGCTGCGGGGCCGCTGCCGGTGGACGAGCTGGCCCGGCAGGCCGGGACCGACTTGCGGAGCACCGGGCGGCTGCTGCGCACGCTGGCCATGTTCGGGGTGTTCAGCGAGGTGGAGCCGGACCGGTTCACGCTCACGCCCATGGCCGAGCACCTGCGCTCGGACCGCCCCGACAGCCTTTACCACTGGGCCGTCATGCAGGGCGAGGCCTGGCACTGGGACGCGTGGGGCGGGCTGGCCGAGAACGTTCGCACGGGGCAAACGGCTTTCGAGCTGGCGCACCAGCTGCCCCTGTTCGAGTTCCTCGACCGGCAGCCCGAGGCCTCCACCCTCTTCAACTCGGCGATGGCGGAGATGTCCTCCCTGGCGGTGAAGGCCATCGTCCAGAGCTATGACTTCTCGGCGTTCCCCCGCGTGGTGGATGTCGGGGGCGGCGAAGGCGTGCTGCTCCAGCACGTGCTCGAAGCCCATGGCTCGGTCCAAGGCATCCTCTTCGACCGGCCCGCGGCGCTGGACCAGGCGCGCGCCCGGCTGAAGGGCACGCACCTGGAGGGCCGCATCACGTACCAGAGCGGCAGCTTCTTCGAGGCGGTCCCCGCCGGAGGGGATGCCTACCTGCTGAAGCACATCCTGCACGACTGGAACGATGCCCAGGCGGGCAAGGTGCTCCGCGCCTGCCGCGCCCAGCTCCCGCGCCAGGGCCGGCTGCTCGCCATCGAGTACGTGCTCCCGCCCGGAGACACGTTCTCCCCCGGCAAGCTGCTGGACCTGGAGATGCTGGTGGTCTGCGGGGGGCAAGAGCGGACCCTGGAACACTGGAAGTCACTGATGGCAGACAACGGATTGGCGCTCGAGCGGGTGATTGCCACCCCCTCGGGTGTCTCCATCATCGAGGCAAGCCCGGCATGAGCCCTCCCCCCCCGACCCCCATGGAAAAGCTGGAGTTCTTTTCGGCCATCGTGCTCGTCTCGAAGGACACGCGCCGGCTGGCCGCATTCTACCGCGACACGCTGGGCCTGCCCCTGGAGGAGGAGATCCACCCGGACTCCGACGTCCACTACGCCTGCGAGATCGGCGACATCCACTTCGCCATCTTCCCCGAGCCGCAGAAGCACCTGGATCGCGGCGCCCGGGTGGGCCACGGGCAGGTGAAGTTCGCCTTCACCGTGTTCGACCTGGATGCGCTGGTGAAGGCGCTGCGCGAGCGCGGCGTCGAGGTGACGTACCCGCCCATGCAGGCCGAGGACTTCATCCGCATGACGGCGATCCGGGATCCGGACGGCAACTACATCGAGCTGACGCAGATGGATGAGCGGTGGTTCAAGCACCTGGCCAGCCGCAAGCGCCAGGGCATCGATGTGGTGCACCGCTGGAAGGAGCGCACCGGCGCCGCGCAGCCCGCGCCGGCCGAGGGACCCGAGGACGGGCCGAAGTGGTTCGACAAGCCGCGCCCCGCCTGAGCGGCCCGCGCGGACAGTCCCCGGACATGAAAAAGGCCTGCCCGCGGAAGCGGACAGGCCTTTTCTACGCCCCAGCGGGGCCCCCGCTCAGGGGGCCGGCAGGGGCAGGCAGAGGTTGGGCGACACGGCGCCCTCGGGACCGTTCGGCTGGTCCTTGCGCCACATCTGGTTGCCCGCGAAGGTGATGATGCCGGGCATGGGCGGCGCGGCGATGGTCTGGAAGCGCCACGGGTTGAACTGCTCGCCCTTGATCTGGCCCCTGTCCTTCACCCGGTTCTTCAGGAGGCACGGCTTCGCCGTCGGATCCGCGTCCGGCACCAGGGTGTCGTTGGCGGGATTGTACGGCGGCGTCGGATCCACCAGGTTGAAGGTGATCTCCCGCGGGGGCGCGCTCGTGCTGGCACGCAGCAGGAACACGGTGATGCCCAGGCCGCTCACCTTGGTGCCCGAGCCATCCGTGGCGTCCTGATCATCCACGAAGTAGCCGCGCGTGGACTGCTGCAGGAACGGGGGCAGCACGCCCGGAGGCGCCCAGTTCACGTTGTACGACTCGCCCACGGGGGTGTTGTTGACGGTGGCCTTGACGGTGGTGCAGCTGGCGGGCGCGCGCAGCAGCGGCGAGCCCGGCTGGTAGTTCCAGAAGACCACCACGCTCGCGAAGCGCTTGTCGTTGGTGAAGTCCGCCACCGTGGTGGGGCTGCCGTTGGCGGTCAGGCGCTTGGCCACCGCCTCCAGGATGCCCACCGTGCTGATGCTGGCGGCCTCCTGCACGTGGCACACGCTGTTGTGGGTCACCACGGGGCGCAGCGTGACGGTGGGCAGGTAGTTGCCCCTGGGAACCTGGGCGGCGGGGCTCAGCGAGCCGGTGGGCAGCGCCGTCACGAAGTAGGGCACGGTGGAGCGGCTGGGCACGCCGTACAGGCTCCACACCCCCAGGTCATCCGACTGGACCGGCTCTCCGGTGGGCCCGCCCGTGATGGGATCGAACGCGACGATGGAGGACTTCTGCATGGCGGAGAAGCCGTACAGCGGCCCCTGGTCCAGCAGGAACGGCGCGCAGCGGATGTCCGGGAACGGGCACCCCACCAGGTTGATGAAGAAGGCCTCCGGGTCCCACGCGAAGCCCGACAGCTGCGAGGTGGACTGGGCCGGATCGTCGTCGACGTACTCCGGCGTGGGGTAGAGGTTGGACTCGGGCGGCGGATCATCCGAGCCGCAGGCTCCCAGCAACAGCGAGCCGGCCAGAAGGGTTCCGTAACGAAGGGTTCGGTTCATGGCGGGAAGGAAATCCTTCAATCAGTTCGCGGGGAGGATGTGGCCCTTGGGGACGGTGTCCACGTGGCAGCTCTGGGCGCAGTTGCCGAAGCGGCTCGGCTCACCCGTGTTGGAGAACTTCACCTGGAAGTACTGGTTGTCGTGCGCCGAGGGGTGGCACGAGGCGCACACGGTGATGCTGGGCCGCAGCGCGCTCTCCCGCGTCAGGTGGCACAGGGTGCAGTCGCCCTTGTCGGAGGGGTAGCGCGGCGAGCTCATGTGAATCTTGTGCACGAAGTCCTGGGGCCGGTTGTACAGGTCGTTGTTGAACGAGTGGCACACCTTGCAGCTCTCCACGTGGTCCACCGACAGGCCGTGGCGCAGGTTGTCCAGCGACAGCACGCCGCGGTGGCAGATCTGGCAGTTGCCCACCGCGTTCGGATAGGTGGTGCGCTCCTCCTGGCCCACCTGGAAGAAGAAGGGGTTCAGCTTCGAGGTGCGCTCGCCCATGAAGTAGCGGTTGCTCTTGATGAGGGCCACGTACGTGCCGGGCTCCGCGGTGGTGGGCAGCGTGCGGGTGACGCGCGTGGGCCACTGCATGAAGTGCTGGCCGGTGGGCAGCCGCACCGTGGCCGGCTCATCCACCAGCGCCCAGAAGAAGTCCGGCCCGAAGAACGGGGACTTCTCGGTGGGGTTGCTGCGCGGCGTCATCTTGTGCAGGGGCCCGGCGATCTGCACCGCCGGGACCATGTCGTACTCGAGCAGGGTGTCCAGGAAGGGGATCTGCGTGTAGAGCAGGCCGTTGCTCTTGCCGGTGATGGCCTCGAAGCCGCTGGGCAGCAGCTGCGCGTTGTGCAGGCGGTTGCCCTCGTTGTCGCGGATGTCCACGAAGAGGTTCATCGTCTCGCCCGGCATGTAGAACTTGCCGTTGGCGGGCTTGGAGAGCTTCAGGCGCGGATCCAGACCGAAGCCGCACGTGGTGGGGTTGCCCGCGTCATCCGTGCACCCCGGCTCCACCTCGGAGGGCGGCACGAAGTCCACCGGGAAGTAGAACGGCTCGTCCGGCAGCTGGCTCCACGTCACGCGGATGGCGCCGGGGCCGCGCAGGTCCGGCACGTCGAAGGTCTTGAAGGGGTTGGTGCTGCCCACGAAGTCCAGGCGCACCATGGTGCGGAACACCGGGGGCGAGGGCGGCCAGCCCGGCAGCTGCGGCGTGGGGTGCACCGCCGTGTCGCCGGGGAACTGGGGCGGCAGCACGCGCTCCATGCGCCACATGATGCGCGAGTGGCCCGCGGACGAGGTGTCGGTGACGAACTCGGCGCGCTCGTAGCTCACCGGCGAGCCCACCACGGTGCCGTCCGCGTTGAGGATCTCGACCTTGAACCCGTCGCCCCGCACCTTGCGCCAGTCCGCGTTGTCGAAGAGCACCTGGCGCGCCCACGAGTCCTGCGTGGAGCCGGGCACCGCGGGGATGAACTTCCACTCGTCCGACACCTGGCCCAGGTTGCTCCAGTTCAGGTTCTTGAACCGGGACTGCGTTTTGATCCACCGCACGGGCTCGGCCAGGTCCCCGGCGTTCTTGTGCGACTCCACATCCACGACGGTGTCGGTGATGGTGAACTGGTTGAGGAAGTACTTCGTGCGGCCCTGGATGCGCAGCCGCCCGGTGGGGGGCACCAGCGTGGCGGTCGGCTCGTTGAGCGGCGTGGCCAGGCTGGGGCACAGCGTGGGGTAGCTGTCCGGCACGGGCGAGTCGCCCTTGGCGCCCATCTGCCCGTCGGGCATCACCGCGCAGCCATTGAAATGCTGCAGGCTCAGGCGAATGGCCCCCGAGGCGGCTGCCTGGTAGGGGTCAAACACCTTGGCTCCCCGTCCCGAGGCATTCTCGTTGTCACTCACCGAGAGCAGATCACAACCGGCAACAGGTACCAGCAGTGCACAGAGTGCACCGGTCAGCAGAGAGGAGCGTTTCATGAGCACTGAGACAGCGGGCTGCGGGAGGGGAAAGGTTCAGTGAAGCGCGGGGGGCGCTGGGGAGCACGGGGCTCCCCTGCCCTTTACGGAATCTTGGCGGCGTAGGCCTGGACCCAGGTGGCCAGCTCCGCGGCCTGCTCGTCGTTGAGCAGATCGTGGTAGGTGGGCATCTGGGTGCCCGGCAGCGTGGCCTCCGGGTTGCGGATCCACCGGGCCACCTCGGCGACGGGCTTGCCCACCGCGGGCTTGATGCGCTCGTGGTACTTGGCGCCCTCGCCGTGGCACAGCGCGCAGCCCAGCTGGCTGAAGAGCTTCTCGGGCCCGGCGTTGAAGTCGGCCTTCACGCGCGGCGCGGCGTCCGCGGGCAGCGTGGCCTCGGCCTTGGGCACCGACTGCAGGTAGGTGTAGAGCGCCTGCACGTCCACGTCGTCCAGGTTGCGCACGCGCACCATCGGCAGGCGCAGGGGGATGCCCTCGCGGTTGATGCCGTGCTGCAGCGCGCGGGAGAACTCTGGCACGGTGTACTTCGCCAGGCCCGTCTCCCCGAAGGTGATGTTGGTGGAGTAGATGCCGCCCTCGGGGGTGTCCACGAACTTGAAGCCGCCCTTGAAGGCGTCCGGCCCGCGGGCCTTCGCGCCGTCCACGCCGGGCGTGTGGCACTCGGCGCACACGTAGACTTCGTTGGCCAGGTAGGCGCCGTACTCCGCCGTGGGCCCCTTGGGCGGGGCCTTGATGCCCGAGGCGGGCCAGGTGGGCAGCGGCGCCAGGCCCATGCCCAGCGCCAGCTTGCCCACCGGGGACAGCTGCGGGTTGGGCTGCACGCGCTCATCCGGCGCGAACATCTCGTCGTTGGAGCGCAGGAAGCCGATGACCGCCGACAGGTCCTCGTCGGACATGCCGAACAGCGGCATGGTCACCATGCGGTGCCCATCGCGGCGGACGCCGAAGCGGACCGCCCGGGCAATCAGCCCATCCGGCACGCCCTGGATGCCCGCGGTGGGGTGCGACGTGAGGTTCGCCGTGATGACGGCGCCAAAGGCCTTGGGCAGGTCCGGCATGACGCCGCCCGCCGCCCGGCCGCTGCTGTCCTGCACGTGGCAGTCGTAGCAGACGCTCTCGAAGATGTGCTTGCCCCGCGCGAGGCTCTGCGGGTCCGTGGCCGCGGTGAGGGGAGGCGTCGGCGCCTCGACCGTGGCCGAGAGCTTCGAGCTGGCCACCAGGAACAACGCCACGGCCGCCACCACCACCAGCGCGACCAGTCCACCTATGCCGATCAGGATCTTTTTGACCATACCCTGCCCTAAAGAAGATGCGCCAAACCCGGTACCCACCGGCCCGCCGGCGGCCCTGGGCGAGTCCATGCCTCAGAACGTCGAGTTCCGGACATTAACACAACTTCTCCAACCTGGAGAATTGAGCACCACACCTGCTGGATAGGGTGCATCACGGCTGCTCCCGGAGCCGCAGGTGGACCTCCTGCCCGGGCACCGCCATCACCCACTGCGAGCGCTCCGCCTGGCCCTGGCAGGAGACAATCACCTGCAGCTCCTTGCTCGCCTCGATGGACAGCTTCAGGGCCGCGTCCCCGGGCAGCGCCTGGTCGCCGACCTTCACCTGGCACCCCGGC
Protein-coding regions in this window:
- a CDS encoding aconitase family protein, with the protein product MHRAAHHPPMTLTQKILAHHARGLSRPWVQAGDILQLRVDWTLASELAWNGMERTYQRLGRPGVHDPGRFFLAVDHTVDEVTLRTDAKAQRLTAQARAFAQEAGLRHFQDANVTILHTKFYRELVQPGQVVLGADSHTSSHGGLGAFSIGLGGADVTAALVLGQSWLEVPEAIAVEYEGEPAFGIGGKDIILKTLGELGRNTVALERSVEYRGSAVRAFSTDMRFTIANMTAEFGGLNGIFEADETAARWLSQRSGNQDEALYFQADPDAPYVARHRIALDRLGPLLAKPFSPDNVMEVEGAVGMALDGCFIGACTTSEEELVLAALVLEQALQGRSPLPPSPRKLMVPGDLSIAARLRQTGLWAVYERAGFRMGAPGCSMCLGVASEKARPGEVWLTSQNRNYENRMGAGSLAWLASAATVAASSVAMTVADPRPLLARIDRGRFLQLLGRPDPSRPIEVRRAEPAVAVENPPASASSPSSQGHRRLTGRVQRFGDHVDTDAIIPGEFCHLMDMEEIGRHAFHHVRPAFHARAQAGQTLVVAGEGWGSGSSREHAVWALQGAGIQAVIARSYGFIHKRNLVNEGLPYLVVKAPAFHALVEEDAALEVDLAAGTVRHLASGQTFEAERPSAIVQALHQEGGLTAAIERHGPRVFEALSTQ
- a CDS encoding LeuA family protein — encoded protein: MSGPSTPSSPRAPAPLPPDGSPPASPESLIYDWNQAEAAPRPPQPFGLIDETLRDGIQSPSATHPSLEDKLELLELIQAIGVDSVNLGMPCASPRALADAVAMSRHIQARRLALTPAVAARTVLGDVEKALDVVQQGGMPVVLYVFIGASTLRQWAEGWNLDFLAKASASAISLAVREGLEVAFVTEDTSRSSPEILDPLFRAALGHGARRLVLCDTVGHATPAGARALVRWTRRLIASTGVPGQVEWHGHNDRGLSLDNALAALSAGADRLQACGLGVGERVGNTAMDVLLLNLKLLGWYEHDLSRLADYTRKVSEALRIPIPFNHPLSGRDAFRTGTGVHASALIKALGRDDGRLADHLYSSIPAREFGREQRIEVGFMSGLSNVRFWLESRGLTSDEPLCQELLAWAKSRDSLPREEEILQAVDAYHYRKQTAG
- a CDS encoding isocitrate/isopropylmalate dehydrogenase family protein, with protein sequence MARIAVIPGDGVGAEVMAPTLRILQALDVSEGLGLVFDTFDFGAERYLETGVGLPPGQLETFRREYDAILLGAIGDARVPDGAHAREILLGLRFGLDLYINFRPCRLYAESLSPLKGQREGQIDFVVFRENTEGPYTGIGGSQKPGTGDEVAVSTELSTRKGVERIIRAAFAWARKKGKRSVVLGDKSNAIPAHQLWLRVFREVAAGYPELEARHLYVDNLALQLVQRPETFEVIVTTNLFGDILTDLGAALVGGLGLSASANLNPDSTPLFEPVHGSAPDLVGQGRVNPMAMFLTAGLMLEELGHAQPAARLENAVLRAIRAGQVTRDLGGTLSTTGVMEAVLRHLEAPA
- a CDS encoding methyltransferase; translated protein: MGERPPRPRVALLQLLNGAWVTQALHAAAKLRLADFLAAGPLPVDELARQAGTDLRSTGRLLRTLAMFGVFSEVEPDRFTLTPMAEHLRSDRPDSLYHWAVMQGEAWHWDAWGGLAENVRTGQTAFELAHQLPLFEFLDRQPEASTLFNSAMAEMSSLAVKAIVQSYDFSAFPRVVDVGGGEGVLLQHVLEAHGSVQGILFDRPAALDQARARLKGTHLEGRITYQSGSFFEAVPAGGDAYLLKHILHDWNDAQAGKVLRACRAQLPRQGRLLAIEYVLPPGDTFSPGKLLDLEMLVVCGGQERTLEHWKSLMADNGLALERVIATPSGVSIIEASPA
- a CDS encoding VOC family protein, whose translation is MSPPPPTPMEKLEFFSAIVLVSKDTRRLAAFYRDTLGLPLEEEIHPDSDVHYACEIGDIHFAIFPEPQKHLDRGARVGHGQVKFAFTVFDLDALVKALRERGVEVTYPPMQAEDFIRMTAIRDPDGNYIELTQMDERWFKHLASRKRQGIDVVHRWKERTGAAQPAPAEGPEDGPKWFDKPRPA
- a CDS encoding c-type cytochrome, translating into MVKKILIGIGGLVALVVVAAVALFLVASSKLSATVEAPTPPLTAATDPQSLARGKHIFESVCYDCHVQDSSGRAAGGVMPDLPKAFGAVITANLTSHPTAGIQGVPDGLIARAVRFGVRRDGHRMVTMPLFGMSDEDLSAVIGFLRSNDEMFAPDERVQPNPQLSPVGKLALGMGLAPLPTWPASGIKAPPKGPTAEYGAYLANEVYVCAECHTPGVDGAKARGPDAFKGGFKFVDTPEGGIYSTNITFGETGLAKYTVPEFSRALQHGINREGIPLRLPMVRVRNLDDVDVQALYTYLQSVPKAEATLPADAAPRVKADFNAGPEKLFSQLGCALCHGEGAKYHERIKPAVGKPVAEVARWIRNPEATLPGTQMPTYHDLLNDEQAAELATWVQAYAAKIP